One Hydrogenophaga crassostreae genomic region harbors:
- a CDS encoding PD-(D/E)XK nuclease family protein, with product MSRWLDDHGVSPSRAVVLVPYAQLMEAARRAWAKAHPTGFAPRFESSKNWASNLSPFSPGAMDWSGDLARDSLVASALVDRVAKGRADPVLRTAMVSRLVEATRSLVSVAASVAPEDRASWGQDRLAALGPGLQSPVWEGLIATLAVTWASNSAYSTDVLWGPLARPGEVADALLVWQGFQVDPLAKALTAVWGPERAFVWALFQADESPQTFAHGLDLTDVRWHACGDAEDEAQRAAACVVRHVAVGAVPVALLANDRLLTRRVSALLHSAGVGVRDETGWKLSTTHASAQLMTVLRAADPRASMDDAIDALKLSPLWGDAIAHQVEALARRHGVTRWAAAVAHEKLASVLPVAWCDMLALLQGSKTLEGWLQALGQVLTSAGWWAVLSADAAGQQMLISLRLHPGAATELKGLGPLWEESDGPEPSERRWSLAAFTGWVSDVLESASFTPAAEDAVPVVILPMAQQVARAFGAVVVPGCDERSLPTHPELPAPWTEAQREVLGMPGRAALAQAAWQAWQAMLSYPPIDLLWRSQDRGEDVLPNAWVLALQQAGAPPADEPRAMAEHRPQVPERPAPSAAALLPERLSASAYQDLRDCPYKFFALRQLRLHDADELEDEPDQRDMGNWLHAVLRGFHEERLDQRPGRLADTEALERWAQAVSETMGLQVGAGGAGFMPFQAVWPAMREGYLDWLADYEALHNRAGPSFEAAEVERRAPVGRWQLLGQLDRIDAQPSPEGRLAFVIDYKTESRVRTLERVKDPFEDTQLAFYAALLPEDNLRAAYLSITDKRGTGSDAGTRLIEQPEVLLAREALLEGLANDMARVAAGQPMPALGEGRVCEHCAARGLCRRDDWSAT from the coding sequence TTGAGTCGCTGGTTGGATGATCATGGTGTCTCGCCGTCCCGGGCCGTGGTCTTGGTGCCCTATGCACAACTGATGGAGGCCGCGCGGCGCGCCTGGGCCAAGGCCCATCCGACCGGGTTTGCCCCTCGCTTCGAGTCGAGCAAAAACTGGGCGTCCAATTTGTCACCGTTTTCGCCTGGCGCCATGGACTGGAGCGGCGATCTGGCCAGAGACAGTCTGGTTGCGTCGGCCCTGGTTGACCGCGTGGCGAAGGGGCGTGCTGACCCGGTTTTGCGCACTGCCATGGTCAGTCGGCTGGTGGAGGCGACCCGCTCGTTGGTGTCGGTGGCGGCGTCAGTCGCACCTGAGGACCGGGCATCGTGGGGTCAGGACCGGTTGGCCGCGCTGGGTCCCGGGTTGCAGAGCCCAGTGTGGGAGGGGCTGATTGCGACTTTGGCGGTGACCTGGGCCAGCAACTCGGCTTATTCAACCGATGTGCTCTGGGGACCCTTGGCACGACCTGGCGAAGTGGCCGACGCTTTGTTGGTTTGGCAGGGCTTTCAAGTGGATCCGCTGGCCAAGGCCTTGACGGCGGTGTGGGGCCCTGAGCGGGCGTTCGTTTGGGCACTGTTCCAGGCAGATGAGTCGCCGCAGACGTTTGCCCATGGCCTGGACTTGACCGACGTTCGGTGGCATGCCTGTGGTGATGCAGAGGACGAGGCACAACGCGCGGCCGCTTGTGTGGTTCGACACGTAGCCGTTGGGGCAGTTCCTGTGGCCTTGCTGGCCAACGATCGCTTGCTCACGCGACGGGTCAGCGCGTTGTTGCATAGCGCAGGGGTGGGTGTGCGCGATGAGACGGGCTGGAAATTGTCGACCACCCACGCGTCGGCGCAATTGATGACGGTGTTGCGGGCGGCAGACCCGCGTGCCAGCATGGACGATGCCATTGATGCCCTGAAACTGTCGCCGCTGTGGGGCGACGCGATCGCTCACCAGGTGGAGGCGCTTGCCCGGCGCCATGGGGTAACCCGGTGGGCTGCGGCCGTAGCACATGAAAAATTGGCCTCCGTGCTGCCCGTGGCGTGGTGCGACATGCTGGCGCTCCTGCAGGGAAGCAAGACCCTGGAGGGCTGGCTGCAGGCCCTGGGGCAAGTGCTGACGTCAGCGGGATGGTGGGCTGTGTTGAGCGCCGATGCGGCGGGGCAGCAAATGCTGATCAGCTTGCGCTTGCATCCCGGTGCAGCGACTGAGCTGAAGGGTTTGGGACCGCTATGGGAGGAGAGTGACGGGCCGGAGCCGTCGGAGCGCCGATGGTCGCTGGCGGCTTTCACGGGTTGGGTGAGCGATGTGCTGGAGAGCGCCAGCTTTACGCCGGCCGCAGAGGATGCGGTGCCCGTGGTGATTTTGCCGATGGCGCAACAGGTGGCGCGCGCTTTTGGCGCGGTGGTTGTGCCTGGTTGCGATGAGCGTTCGCTGCCGACCCACCCCGAATTGCCTGCGCCCTGGACGGAAGCTCAGCGCGAGGTGTTGGGCATGCCGGGACGGGCTGCTTTGGCGCAAGCTGCATGGCAGGCTTGGCAGGCCATGCTGTCCTACCCGCCGATTGACCTTCTGTGGCGCAGTCAGGATCGGGGCGAGGACGTGTTGCCCAATGCCTGGGTGCTGGCTTTGCAGCAAGCGGGTGCGCCGCCAGCAGATGAGCCCCGGGCCATGGCCGAACACAGGCCTCAAGTTCCTGAACGGCCTGCGCCGAGCGCTGCGGCACTGCTGCCCGAGCGTCTGTCGGCCAGCGCCTACCAAGACCTGCGCGATTGTCCCTACAAATTTTTTGCCTTGCGCCAACTGCGGCTTCACGACGCCGATGAGCTCGAAGACGAGCCCGATCAGCGCGACATGGGCAACTGGTTGCATGCCGTGTTGCGTGGTTTTCATGAGGAGCGCCTCGACCAGCGTCCGGGGCGCCTGGCCGATACCGAGGCGCTTGAGCGCTGGGCCCAGGCGGTGAGCGAAACCATGGGTTTGCAGGTGGGCGCTGGCGGTGCGGGTTTCATGCCTTTCCAGGCGGTGTGGCCAGCGATGCGTGAGGGGTATCTGGATTGGTTGGCCGACTACGAGGCCTTGCACAACCGGGCAGGCCCGTCGTTTGAGGCGGCCGAGGTCGAACGTCGGGCGCCTGTCGGGCGATGGCAATTGCTCGGGCAGCTTGACCGGATTGATGCCCAACCGAGTCCCGAAGGGCGGCTGGCGTTTGTAATCGATTACAAAACCGAGAGCCGGGTGCGCACGCTGGAGCGGGTCAAAGACCCGTTTGAAGACACCCAGCTGGCTTTTTATGCGGCCTTGCTGCCGGAAGACAATCTGCGCGCCGCCTACCTGAGCATCACCGACAAGCGGGGCACCGGCAGTGATGCGGGCACGCGGTTGATCGAACAGCCCGAGGTACTGCTGGCCCGAGAGGCCTTGCTCGAAGGCTTGGCGAATGATATGGCGCGT
- the trxA gene encoding thioredoxin TrxA, with amino-acid sequence MASDLIKHVSDATFQADVLDAKAPTLVDFWAEWCGPCKMIAPILDEIATTYSGKLNIAKVNVDDNRDVPAKYGIRGIPTLIMFKDGQLAATKVGAMSKAQLTAFIDQQLA; translated from the coding sequence ATGGCCAGCGACTTGATCAAACACGTTTCTGATGCAACTTTCCAGGCCGACGTGCTTGACGCAAAAGCCCCTACCCTGGTGGACTTCTGGGCCGAATGGTGCGGCCCTTGCAAAATGATTGCACCCATCCTGGACGAAATTGCCACAACCTACAGCGGCAAACTCAACATTGCCAAGGTCAATGTGGACGACAACCGCGACGTACCTGCCAAATACGGTATTCGCGGCATTCCCACTCTGATCATGTTCAAAGACGGGCAGTTGGCAGCCACCAAAGTGGGCGCCATGAGCAAAGCGCAATTGACCGCATTCATCGATCAGCAACTCGCTTGA